A window from Cryobacterium sp. SO1 encodes these proteins:
- a CDS encoding bifunctional methylenetetrahydrofolate dehydrogenase/methenyltetrahydrofolate cyclohydrolase, giving the protein MTALTLDGVATATQVKLELTERVRALAAQGIVPGLGTLLVGDDPGSRSYVAGKHRDCAEVGIESIRIDLPGSATSADVRAAIADLNAARDVTGYIIQLPLPVGHNENAMLELMDPAKDADGLHPTNLGRLVLGIEGELSSPLPCTPAGIVELLRRYNVPIAGRNVVVIGRGLTVGRPLGLLFTRKGLDATVTLTHSRTVDLAAEVRRADIVVAAVGQPHLVQADWIKPGAAVLDVGITRVENPETGTGQLTGDVHPDVASVAGYLSPNPRGVGPMTRAMLLANVVKASERLLKS; this is encoded by the coding sequence ATGACCGCACTCACCCTCGACGGCGTCGCCACCGCGACCCAGGTCAAGCTCGAACTCACGGAGCGCGTGCGCGCGCTGGCCGCCCAGGGAATCGTACCCGGGCTCGGCACCCTGCTCGTCGGCGACGACCCGGGCTCACGCTCCTACGTGGCCGGCAAGCACCGCGACTGCGCGGAGGTGGGCATCGAGTCCATCCGGATCGACCTGCCCGGCTCGGCCACCTCGGCGGATGTGCGCGCCGCGATCGCCGACCTCAACGCCGCCCGCGACGTGACCGGCTATATCATCCAGCTGCCGCTGCCCGTCGGCCACAACGAGAACGCCATGCTCGAGCTGATGGACCCGGCCAAGGACGCCGACGGCCTGCACCCCACCAACCTCGGCCGTCTGGTGCTGGGCATCGAGGGTGAGCTCAGCTCGCCGCTGCCCTGCACCCCGGCCGGCATCGTGGAGCTGCTGCGCCGGTACAACGTGCCGATCGCCGGCAGGAACGTCGTCGTCATCGGCCGCGGCCTCACCGTGGGCCGCCCGCTGGGCCTGCTCTTCACCCGGAAGGGTCTGGACGCCACCGTGACCCTGACGCACTCCCGCACCGTGGACCTGGCCGCCGAGGTGCGCCGCGCCGACATCGTCGTGGCCGCCGTGGGCCAGCCGCACCTGGTGCAGGCAGACTGGATCAAGCCGGGCGCCGCGGTGCTCGACGTGGGCATCACCCGGGTGGAGAACCCGGAGACCGGTACGGGCCAGCTCACCGGAGACGTGCACCCCGACGTGGCCTCGGTGGCCGGCTACCTCTCACCCAACCCCCGCGGGGTGGGCCCGATGACCCGCGCGATGCTCCTGGCCAACGTGGTCAAGGCTTCCGAGCGCCTCCTCAAGTCCTAA